A part of Drosophila bipectinata strain 14024-0381.07 chromosome 3L, DbipHiC1v2, whole genome shotgun sequence genomic DNA contains:
- the Tbc1d8-9 gene encoding TBC1 domain family member 9 isoform X2, which yields MWIQPKELLLPSAFWIAEMQSRYFVLQKRRGHGESRGFGSMLVGTYDSVWNTKPAPYRILHETPSSEVSYEIAIGITQDEIIKDWEWLKANLFKVLDEMENEDEVTNFTICKIQSLYTQNNQDDTGESADFKVMKSQFTKIFKMPEEERLVNSYSATYVKNKIPRQGQLYISLNHVCFYSYMLGQEIKRIIRFSELEDISRNANIIYLKTTNNMTYNFTLFSNASEAHLLIEQLNKMAIQQLIQDPESPVVDHNPSNLLRLGGKASKKPVLLRDLTARQKSEEFRIYFRLPQSEIIDGRIKANIWTPYSKRFNAGYIYLSPNFFCFRSDVKDLVSVVIPMKTIKSVEKKDDGQQRFDNQMVIITSENVPFMFAQIVDRDVLISKITDLLARIHVPVSRERAKYDISWSKQTALMNTFKTQFSAEIVQKQEEKMKRWESHFRDFGRGIGMFRTTDVINLIVEGIPDKLRQEIWLIFSGAIHDKEMNPGLYEDLVEKAACIKHCFAHDEIDRDLPRSLPEHPAFQSTDGIGALRRVLQAYALRNPQVGYCQAMNIVSSVFLLFCDEENAFWMLASLCENLLPDYYKDKVVGAQIDQGVLNELVETHLPDLHGHLEKLGVIKMISISWFLTIFMSVISYESSLHILDCFFYEGAKIIFMISLKIIEWNRDKLLRCEDDGEAMLVLQHYLEGIYNPEYQVPPSTDKRKMERHQTQTVQTLIHEAYTKFGEQITQQRIEELRNKHRRLTMRQFDIDNEKTIVKAYIQNPYFDRNELHQLLTIIREEKHSLKSLQQQQQKAQCPLSEMPQLVQQSPSKGAHDSGASGSRQEAYSVNFEVFHTLFTELTPWKKCVSVDIGEKLFRLTDKRGTGSVDFGQLINALGLVCSAKSMEKLKLLFVLHLPPLLSKAEIERSRRPRPRTKDDAEEAFEAEDFFDNDASESMEALPSPSDHNFDADDFALISATQHLHNLAGISGNTFMDLSRTTPNLSLNSNTSSLAQRASTFYVDLPSAAPPDLGAARLTPPGASGAGVDELRNSEMLLNVETISNFSQISDLVAATRLERADSNATDSRSLGSLGYLLDQPDEGASSSQHSIPHMRKENFLLLWRSIVEIMGLVQDEEMQRAYENLLELGNSNIKKEPSLESFTQLNLGGSGDEQPDNNGNPTTPAAEPASTTRLFVDLEEELRLASGKPRTATNSGDSSSSSTNTSESWHISITQFIATVLTVNSIVRGFSTPTQISEQIEQLQKKRRKCLSTNY from the exons ATGTGGATTCAGCCcaaggagctgctgctgccatcGGCATTCTG GATTGCCGAGATGCAGTCTAGGTACTTTGTCCTGCAGAAGCGCCGTGGCCACGGAGAGTCGAGGGGATTCGGCTCCATGTTGGTGGGCACCTACGACAGCGTGTGGAACACCAAACCGGCTCCGTATAGGATTCTCCACGAGACTCCCTCGTCGGAGGTGTCTTATG AAATCGCTATTGGCATTACCCAGGATGAGATCATCAAGGACTGGGAATGGCTGAAGGCCAACCTGTTCAAGGTGCTGGACGAGATGGAGAACGAAGACGAAGTGACCAATTTCACCATATGCAAGATCCAATCTCTCTACACCCAAAACAACCAGGACGACActggggaatcggccgacttCAAGGTGATGAAGTCGCAGTTCACGAAGATTTTCAAAATGCCAGAAGAGGAGCGACTGGTCAACTCCTACTCCGCCAC ATATGTGAAGAACAAGATTCCCCGGCAGGGCCAGCTCTACATTTCCCTAAACCATGTCTGCTTCTACTCCTACATGCTGGGCCAGGAGATAAAGCGGATAATCCGCTTCTCCGAACTGGAGGACATCAGTCGAAACGCCAATATCATTTACTTGAAGACCACAAACAATATGACCTACAACTTCACGCTGTTCTCGAATGCCAGCGAAGCCCACTTGCTGATTGAGCAGCTGAACAAAATGGCAATCCAACAGCTGATCCAGGATCCCGAGAGTCCTGTGGTCGACCACAACCCCTCGAACCTGCTTCGACTGGGTGGAAAAGCATCCAAGAAACCAGTACTCCTGCGGGACTTGACAGCGCGCCAGAAGTCGGAGGAGTTTCGCATCTATTTCCGCTTGCCGCAGTCGGAGATAATCGACGGGAGGATAAAGGCCAACATCTGGACTCCATACTCCAAGAGGTTCAATGCCGGTTACATCTACCTGTCGCCGAACTTCTTCTGCTTTCGCAGCGATGTAAAGGATTTGGTCAGTGTGGTAATACCCATGAAGACCATCAAG AGCGTGGAGAAGAAGGACGATGGCCAGCAAAGGTTCGACAACCAAATGGTCATCATAACTTCGGAGAATGTGCCTTTCATGTTTGCTCAGATCGTGGACAGAGACGTCCTCATCTCCAAGATAACAGATCTACTCGCCCGCATTCACGT GCCTGTGAGTCGCGAGCGAGCCAAGTACGACATTTCGTGGAGCAAACAGACCGCCTTGATGAACACCTTCAAGACGCAGTTCAGCGCAGAGATCGTTCAGAAGCAGGAGGAAAAGATGAAGCGCTGGGAGTCGCATTTCCGGGACTTCGGACGCGGCATCGGCATGTTCCGCACCACGGACGTAATCAACCTGATCGTGGAGGGCATTCCCGACAAGTTGCGCCAGGAGATCTGGTTGATATTCTCGGGCGCGATCCACGACAAGGAAATGAATCCGGGTCTGTACGAGGACCTGGTGGAGAAGGCAGCCTGCATCAAGCACTGCTTCGCCCATGACGAAATCGATCGGGACTTGCCCAGATCGTTGCCGGAGCATCCGGCTTTCCAGAGCACCGACGGCATCGGAGCCCTCAGAAGAGTCCTGCAGGCGTATGCGCTGCGGAACCCACAGGTTGGCTACTGCCAGGCCATGAATATAGTTTCCTCGGTGTTCCTGCTCTTCTGCGACGAGGAGAACGCGTTCTGGATGCTCGCCAGCTTGTGCGAGAATCTGTTGCCAGACTACTACAAGGACAAGGTGGTGGGGGCCCAGATCGACCAGGGCGTACTGAATGAGCTGGTCGAAACGCACTTGCCCGACTTGCATGGCCACTTGGAGAAGCTTGGCGTGATCAAGATGATCTCCATATCCTGGTTCTTGACCATCTTCATGAGCGTCATCAGCTACGAGAGCTCGTTGCACATCCTCGACTGCTTCTTCTACGAGGGCGCCAAGATCATCTTCATGATTTCGCTGAAAATCATTGAGTGGAATCGGGACAAGCTGCTCAGGTGCGAGGACGACGGCGAGGCCATGCTGGTGCTGCAGCATTACTTGGAGGGCATCTACAACCCCGAGTACCAGGTGCCGCCTTCCACCGATAAGCGAAAAATGGAGCGCCACCAAACCCAGACCGTGCAGACGCTGATCCACGAGGCCTACACGAAGTTCGGAGAGCAAATCACCCAGCAGAGGATCGAGGAGCTGCGCAACAAGCACCGCCGACTGACCATGAGACAGTTCGACATCGACAACGAGAAGACCATCGTCAAGGCCTACATCCAGAACCCCTACTTCGATCGGAACGAGCTCCACCAGCTGCTTACGATCATCCGGGAGGAGAAGCACTCCCTTAAATctctgcagcagcagcagcagaaggcGCAGTGTCCCCTCTCTGAGATGCCGCAGCTGGTGCAACAGTCACCAAGCAAGGGCGCGCATGACTCGGGGGCTTCTGGAAGCAGGCAGGAGGCGTACTCCGTCAATTTCGAGGTGTTCCACACGCTTTTCACGGAACTAACCCCATGGAAGAAATGTGTTAGCGTGGACATCGGCGAGAAGTTGTTTAGG CTGACCGACAAGCGAGGTACTGGCTCCGTGGACTTTGGCCAGCTCATCAATGCGCTTGGCTTGGTGTGCTCCGCCAAAAGCATGGAGAAACTCAAGCTCCTGTTCGTCCTGCATTTACCCCCATTGCTTTCCAAGGCGGAGATAGAGAGGTCCCGTCGCCCACGTCCTCGCACCAAGGACGATGCTGAGGAGGCCTTCGAAGCTGAAGACTTTTTCGA CAATGACGCCTCTGAATCCATGGAGGCCCTGCCGTCGCCTTCGGATCACAACTTTGATGCCGACGACTTTGCCCTGATCAGTGCCACTCAGCACTTGCACAACCTGGCCGGAATTTCGGGCAACACATTCATGGACCTGTCGCGCACCACACCCAACCTCTCGCTGAACTCTAACACGTCCTCGTTGGCGCAGCGCGCCTCCACCTTTTACGTGGATCTGCCCAGTGCGGCACCCCCGG ATCTGGGAGCGGCCCGTCTAACGCCGCCCGGAGCATCTGGAGCGGGCGTGGATGAATTGAGGAACTCAGAAATGCTTCTGAATGTCGAGACTATATCGAATTTCTCACAGATCAGTGACCTGGTGGCGGCCACACGACTCGAGCGAGCCGATTCCAATGCCACGGATTCTCGGAGCCTGGGCAGTCTTGGCTATCTGCTCGATCAGCCAGATGAAGGGGCCTCCAGTTCGCAGCACTCCATCCCACATATGCGCAAGGAGAACTTCCTGCTCCTGTGGCGCAGCATAGTGGAAATTATGGGCCTGGTTCAGGACGAGGAGATGCAAAGGGCTT ATGAGAATCTCTTGGAACTTGGAAACAGCAACATCAAGAAGGAGCCCAGTCTGGAGAGCTTCACCCAGCTGAATCTCGGAGGCAGTGGTGATGAG CAACCGGATAACAATGGCAACCCCACCACTCCTGCTGCGGAGCCGGCCAGCACCACTCGCCTGTTTGTGGATCTCGAGGAGGAGCTGCGCCTGGCGAGTGGCAAGCCTAGGACAGCGACCAACAGCGGCgatagcagcagcagcagcacaaacACCTCCGAGTCCTGGCACATTTCCATCACCCAATTCATAGCCACCGTGCTGACGGTGAACAGCATCGTCCGAGGTTTCTCTACGCCGACCCAGATCAGCGAGCAGATCGAACAGTTGCAGAAGAAGCGCCGAAAGTGTCTCTCCACCAACTACTGA
- the Tbc1d8-9 gene encoding TBC1 domain family member 9 isoform X1, with protein sequence MWIQPKELLLPSAFWIAEMQSRYFVLQKRRGHGESRGFGSMLVGTYDSVWNTKPAPYRILHETPSSEVSYEIAIGITQDEIIKDWEWLKANLFKVLDEMENEDEVTNFTICKIQSLYTQNNQDDTGESADFKVMKSQFTKIFKMPEEERLVNSYSATYVKNKIPRQGQLYISLNHVCFYSYMLGQEIKRIIRFSELEDISRNANIIYLKTTNNMTYNFTLFSNASEAHLLIEQLNKMAIQQLIQDPESPVVDHNPSNLLRLGGKASKKPVLLRDLTARQKSEEFRIYFRLPQSEIIDGRIKANIWTPYSKRFNAGYIYLSPNFFCFRSDVKDLVSVVIPMKTIKSVEKKDDGQQRFDNQMVIITSENVPFMFAQIVDRDVLISKITDLLARIHVPVSRERAKYDISWSKQTALMNTFKTQFSAEIVQKQEEKMKRWESHFRDFGRGIGMFRTTDVINLIVEGIPDKLRQEIWLIFSGAIHDKEMNPGLYEDLVEKAACIKHCFAHDEIDRDLPRSLPEHPAFQSTDGIGALRRVLQAYALRNPQVGYCQAMNIVSSVFLLFCDEENAFWMLASLCENLLPDYYKDKVVGAQIDQGVLNELVETHLPDLHGHLEKLGVIKMISISWFLTIFMSVISYESSLHILDCFFYEGAKIIFMISLKIIEWNRDKLLRCEDDGEAMLVLQHYLEGIYNPEYQVPPSTDKRKMERHQTQTVQTLIHEAYTKFGEQITQQRIEELRNKHRRLTMRQFDIDNEKTIVKAYIQNPYFDRNELHQLLTIIREEKHSLKSLQQQQQKAQCPLSEMPQLVQQSPSKGAHDSGASGSRQEAYSVNFEVFHTLFTELTPWKKCVSVDIGEKLFRLTDKRGTGSVDFGQLINALGLVCSAKSMEKLKLLFVLHLPPLLSKAEIERSRRPRPRTKDDAEEAFEAEDFFDNDASESMEALPSPSDHNFDADDFALISATQHLHNLAGISGNTFMDLSRTTPNLSLNSNTSSLAQRASTFYVDLPSAAPPGTATSTDAGRDEDGTLERGLRQQGRFESIDTFSDISDLGAARLTPPGASGAGVDELRNSEMLLNVETISNFSQISDLVAATRLERADSNATDSRSLGSLGYLLDQPDEGASSSQHSIPHMRKENFLLLWRSIVEIMGLVQDEEMQRAYENLLELGNSNIKKEPSLESFTQLNLGGSGDEQPDNNGNPTTPAAEPASTTRLFVDLEEELRLASGKPRTATNSGDSSSSSTNTSESWHISITQFIATVLTVNSIVRGFSTPTQISEQIEQLQKKRRKCLSTNY encoded by the exons ATGTGGATTCAGCCcaaggagctgctgctgccatcGGCATTCTG GATTGCCGAGATGCAGTCTAGGTACTTTGTCCTGCAGAAGCGCCGTGGCCACGGAGAGTCGAGGGGATTCGGCTCCATGTTGGTGGGCACCTACGACAGCGTGTGGAACACCAAACCGGCTCCGTATAGGATTCTCCACGAGACTCCCTCGTCGGAGGTGTCTTATG AAATCGCTATTGGCATTACCCAGGATGAGATCATCAAGGACTGGGAATGGCTGAAGGCCAACCTGTTCAAGGTGCTGGACGAGATGGAGAACGAAGACGAAGTGACCAATTTCACCATATGCAAGATCCAATCTCTCTACACCCAAAACAACCAGGACGACActggggaatcggccgacttCAAGGTGATGAAGTCGCAGTTCACGAAGATTTTCAAAATGCCAGAAGAGGAGCGACTGGTCAACTCCTACTCCGCCAC ATATGTGAAGAACAAGATTCCCCGGCAGGGCCAGCTCTACATTTCCCTAAACCATGTCTGCTTCTACTCCTACATGCTGGGCCAGGAGATAAAGCGGATAATCCGCTTCTCCGAACTGGAGGACATCAGTCGAAACGCCAATATCATTTACTTGAAGACCACAAACAATATGACCTACAACTTCACGCTGTTCTCGAATGCCAGCGAAGCCCACTTGCTGATTGAGCAGCTGAACAAAATGGCAATCCAACAGCTGATCCAGGATCCCGAGAGTCCTGTGGTCGACCACAACCCCTCGAACCTGCTTCGACTGGGTGGAAAAGCATCCAAGAAACCAGTACTCCTGCGGGACTTGACAGCGCGCCAGAAGTCGGAGGAGTTTCGCATCTATTTCCGCTTGCCGCAGTCGGAGATAATCGACGGGAGGATAAAGGCCAACATCTGGACTCCATACTCCAAGAGGTTCAATGCCGGTTACATCTACCTGTCGCCGAACTTCTTCTGCTTTCGCAGCGATGTAAAGGATTTGGTCAGTGTGGTAATACCCATGAAGACCATCAAG AGCGTGGAGAAGAAGGACGATGGCCAGCAAAGGTTCGACAACCAAATGGTCATCATAACTTCGGAGAATGTGCCTTTCATGTTTGCTCAGATCGTGGACAGAGACGTCCTCATCTCCAAGATAACAGATCTACTCGCCCGCATTCACGT GCCTGTGAGTCGCGAGCGAGCCAAGTACGACATTTCGTGGAGCAAACAGACCGCCTTGATGAACACCTTCAAGACGCAGTTCAGCGCAGAGATCGTTCAGAAGCAGGAGGAAAAGATGAAGCGCTGGGAGTCGCATTTCCGGGACTTCGGACGCGGCATCGGCATGTTCCGCACCACGGACGTAATCAACCTGATCGTGGAGGGCATTCCCGACAAGTTGCGCCAGGAGATCTGGTTGATATTCTCGGGCGCGATCCACGACAAGGAAATGAATCCGGGTCTGTACGAGGACCTGGTGGAGAAGGCAGCCTGCATCAAGCACTGCTTCGCCCATGACGAAATCGATCGGGACTTGCCCAGATCGTTGCCGGAGCATCCGGCTTTCCAGAGCACCGACGGCATCGGAGCCCTCAGAAGAGTCCTGCAGGCGTATGCGCTGCGGAACCCACAGGTTGGCTACTGCCAGGCCATGAATATAGTTTCCTCGGTGTTCCTGCTCTTCTGCGACGAGGAGAACGCGTTCTGGATGCTCGCCAGCTTGTGCGAGAATCTGTTGCCAGACTACTACAAGGACAAGGTGGTGGGGGCCCAGATCGACCAGGGCGTACTGAATGAGCTGGTCGAAACGCACTTGCCCGACTTGCATGGCCACTTGGAGAAGCTTGGCGTGATCAAGATGATCTCCATATCCTGGTTCTTGACCATCTTCATGAGCGTCATCAGCTACGAGAGCTCGTTGCACATCCTCGACTGCTTCTTCTACGAGGGCGCCAAGATCATCTTCATGATTTCGCTGAAAATCATTGAGTGGAATCGGGACAAGCTGCTCAGGTGCGAGGACGACGGCGAGGCCATGCTGGTGCTGCAGCATTACTTGGAGGGCATCTACAACCCCGAGTACCAGGTGCCGCCTTCCACCGATAAGCGAAAAATGGAGCGCCACCAAACCCAGACCGTGCAGACGCTGATCCACGAGGCCTACACGAAGTTCGGAGAGCAAATCACCCAGCAGAGGATCGAGGAGCTGCGCAACAAGCACCGCCGACTGACCATGAGACAGTTCGACATCGACAACGAGAAGACCATCGTCAAGGCCTACATCCAGAACCCCTACTTCGATCGGAACGAGCTCCACCAGCTGCTTACGATCATCCGGGAGGAGAAGCACTCCCTTAAATctctgcagcagcagcagcagaaggcGCAGTGTCCCCTCTCTGAGATGCCGCAGCTGGTGCAACAGTCACCAAGCAAGGGCGCGCATGACTCGGGGGCTTCTGGAAGCAGGCAGGAGGCGTACTCCGTCAATTTCGAGGTGTTCCACACGCTTTTCACGGAACTAACCCCATGGAAGAAATGTGTTAGCGTGGACATCGGCGAGAAGTTGTTTAGG CTGACCGACAAGCGAGGTACTGGCTCCGTGGACTTTGGCCAGCTCATCAATGCGCTTGGCTTGGTGTGCTCCGCCAAAAGCATGGAGAAACTCAAGCTCCTGTTCGTCCTGCATTTACCCCCATTGCTTTCCAAGGCGGAGATAGAGAGGTCCCGTCGCCCACGTCCTCGCACCAAGGACGATGCTGAGGAGGCCTTCGAAGCTGAAGACTTTTTCGA CAATGACGCCTCTGAATCCATGGAGGCCCTGCCGTCGCCTTCGGATCACAACTTTGATGCCGACGACTTTGCCCTGATCAGTGCCACTCAGCACTTGCACAACCTGGCCGGAATTTCGGGCAACACATTCATGGACCTGTCGCGCACCACACCCAACCTCTCGCTGAACTCTAACACGTCCTCGTTGGCGCAGCGCGCCTCCACCTTTTACGTGGATCTGCCCAGTGCGGCACCCCCGGGTACTGCAACAAGCACAGATGCTGGGCGGGATGAAGATGGAACCCTCGAGAGAGGGCTTCGCCAGCAGGGCCGTTTCGAATCGATTGACACATTTTCGGATATTTCAGATCTGGGAGCGGCCCGTCTAACGCCGCCCGGAGCATCTGGAGCGGGCGTGGATGAATTGAGGAACTCAGAAATGCTTCTGAATGTCGAGACTATATCGAATTTCTCACAGATCAGTGACCTGGTGGCGGCCACACGACTCGAGCGAGCCGATTCCAATGCCACGGATTCTCGGAGCCTGGGCAGTCTTGGCTATCTGCTCGATCAGCCAGATGAAGGGGCCTCCAGTTCGCAGCACTCCATCCCACATATGCGCAAGGAGAACTTCCTGCTCCTGTGGCGCAGCATAGTGGAAATTATGGGCCTGGTTCAGGACGAGGAGATGCAAAGGGCTT ATGAGAATCTCTTGGAACTTGGAAACAGCAACATCAAGAAGGAGCCCAGTCTGGAGAGCTTCACCCAGCTGAATCTCGGAGGCAGTGGTGATGAG CAACCGGATAACAATGGCAACCCCACCACTCCTGCTGCGGAGCCGGCCAGCACCACTCGCCTGTTTGTGGATCTCGAGGAGGAGCTGCGCCTGGCGAGTGGCAAGCCTAGGACAGCGACCAACAGCGGCgatagcagcagcagcagcacaaacACCTCCGAGTCCTGGCACATTTCCATCACCCAATTCATAGCCACCGTGCTGACGGTGAACAGCATCGTCCGAGGTTTCTCTACGCCGACCCAGATCAGCGAGCAGATCGAACAGTTGCAGAAGAAGCGCCGAAAGTGTCTCTCCACCAACTACTGA